A stretch of the Candidatus Paceibacterota bacterium genome encodes the following:
- a CDS encoding glycosyltransferase family 9 protein, producing the protein MNVSAARIIDYWVGVPACFFLTLLRKAKKLLFFNGREQAGVSKKFLFIELSEMGSAILAYPAMKYIKDSYPEAELFFMIFEKNRASVDILKTIPKENVLTVNIDSVFNFFRDSLKNIIRMRRERFDAVFDLELFARSTAILTYLSGAPKRVGFYKYKMEGLYRGNLLTHKIQYNFQQHISKTFFSFVKSAENAFQNKPTMDNGIFPDNLTPAVYEPGPDNIKLIWEKLKKINPAISERSNIVILNPSGGDLPIRSWPVENFTALAGKILEDKNNFVVLTGAKSDIPVVEKINSAFNSEKVIDLSGKTEFGELLDLYCVSDVLVTSDSGPGHFASLTPIKNFVFFGPESPNLYSPLGENTKIFFENFPCSPCLSAFNHRSTVCEENKCVKAISVDKVYELIEKELKK; encoded by the coding sequence ATGAATGTTTCCGCGGCAAGGATAATAGACTATTGGGTTGGCGTGCCGGCATGCTTTTTTTTGACGCTGCTTAGAAAGGCAAAAAAACTTCTTTTTTTTAACGGGAGGGAACAAGCCGGTGTTTCAAAAAAATTTCTTTTTATAGAACTTTCCGAGATGGGAAGCGCCATCTTGGCTTATCCGGCGATGAAATATATTAAAGATAGTTATCCCGAAGCGGAGCTGTTTTTTATGATTTTTGAAAAAAACAGGGCAAGCGTTGACATTCTTAAAACCATCCCCAAAGAGAATGTGCTTACTGTAAATATTGATTCGGTTTTTAATTTTTTTCGCGATTCCTTAAAAAATATAATAAGAATGCGCAGGGAGAGATTTGACGCGGTTTTTGATTTGGAGCTTTTTGCGCGGTCGACGGCAATTTTAACTTATTTAAGCGGCGCGCCTAAAAGAGTCGGATTTTATAAATATAAAATGGAAGGGCTTTACAGGGGCAATTTGCTCACTCACAAAATCCAGTATAATTTTCAGCAGCATATAAGCAAAACATTTTTTTCTTTCGTTAAATCGGCGGAAAATGCTTTTCAAAACAAGCCGACAATGGATAACGGCATCTTTCCGGATAACTTAACCCCTGCCGTCTACGAGCCGGGTCCGGATAACATAAAATTGATTTGGGAGAAACTTAAAAAAATAAATCCCGCCATAAGCGAAAGAAGCAACATCGTTATTTTAAATCCAAGCGGAGGAGACTTGCCCATAAGATCATGGCCCGTTGAAAATTTTACGGCGCTTGCGGGAAAAATTCTGGAAGACAAAAATAATTTTGTGGTGCTTACCGGTGCGAAATCCGATATTCCGGTTGTTGAAAAAATAAATAGCGCTTTTAATTCAGAAAAAGTCATTGATTTGTCGGGCAAGACGGAGTTCGGCGAACTCCTGGATTTATATTGCGTTTCCGATGTCCTGGTTACGAGCGACAGCGGTCCGGGGCATTTTGCTTCGCTTACCCCTATTAAGAATTTTGTTTTTTTTGGACCGGAATCGCCCAATCTTTATTCTCCCCTGGGAGAAAATACCAAGATTTTTTTTGAAAATTTCCCATGTTCGCCGTGCCTTTCCGCATTCAACCACAGAAGCACCGTTTGCGAAGAAAATAAATGCGTTAAAGCCATTTCTGTGGATAAAGTTTACGAGTTAATAGAAAAAGAATTGAAAAAATGA
- a CDS encoding lysylphosphatidylglycerol synthase transmembrane domain-containing protein, which translates to MLKKLLKRSYILIGFLIFFWVVKDIDFSYFKGQISNLNLVYLPFASLLYIPILLLNSYRFKKMVSFQNIKYSLKEAFYIVGISTMLAIATPGRIGDFSKIIYLKKDGHSLGKSILSNVLEKIFDLLFVLIFCAILFIFLPSVPRIEINGGMIIRWIVPIAIFAGFLTLYLYKTNDKAKEIIKDIFLGLKQYNFKRSLFIFFLTAIAWISYFFIINLLAASVGISEHLSFFFVSFLGAFSVLAALLPISVMGIGAREAVFIFLLSPFGIAKETIVLFSLLIMANYLTLVLVGLVCWYKKFLA; encoded by the coding sequence ATGCTAAAAAAACTGCTTAAAAGAAGCTACATATTAATAGGTTTTTTGATTTTTTTCTGGGTTGTGAAAGACATTGATTTTTCCTATTTCAAAGGACAAATTTCAAATCTAAATCTTGTCTATCTGCCGTTCGCTTCTCTCCTCTATATTCCTATCCTTCTTTTAAACTCCTATCGTTTCAAGAAAATGGTAAGTTTTCAAAATATCAAATATTCGCTAAAAGAAGCTTTCTATATCGTAGGAATATCAACAATGCTTGCCATCGCCACGCCAGGGAGAATCGGCGATTTCAGCAAAATAATTTACCTGAAAAAAGACGGGCATTCCCTGGGAAAGTCCATTTTAAGCAATGTTTTGGAAAAAATTTTTGATCTTTTGTTCGTACTGATATTTTGCGCAATATTGTTTATTTTTCTTCCTTCCGTCCCCCGCATAGAAATCAACGGCGGCATGATAATAAGATGGATCGTGCCGATAGCCATATTCGCGGGTTTTTTAACGCTGTATTTATACAAAACCAACGACAAAGCCAAAGAGATAATAAAAGATATTTTTCTGGGACTTAAACAATATAACTTTAAAAGAAGCCTTTTTATTTTCTTTTTGACGGCAATTGCCTGGATTTCTTATTTTTTCATCATAAATCTTCTTGCGGCCAGTGTCGGAATCAGCGAGCATTTAAGTTTTTTCTTTGTCTCTTTTCTCGGAGCTTTCTCTGTCTTAGCCGCGCTTCTGCCAATATCAGTTATGGGAATAGGAGCAAGAGAAGCTGTTTTTATCTTTCTGCTTTCGCCGTTCGGAATAGCGAAGGAAACCATAGTACTTTTTTCTCTTCTTATCATGGCAAATTACCTGACGCTTGTGTTAGTCGGGCTTGTCTGCTGGTATAAAAAATTTCTTGCCTGA